One window from the genome of Faecalibacterium sp. HTF-F encodes:
- a CDS encoding antirestriction protein ArdA, with protein MASLRDTVKDYQDELRDGIAWVAFWKQGRSWNAEYFHLDMDDTLYPEDRSRLEEIKSIDPAAVILNGYYCGHLGEDMSLDELTAGVRYHYENSMNDIDGFIGAHDDRLPPEVIEEARAAAHEAGLPFSEKPYRDGEDFNPYVFDGSMSIEDFELMHRMIEKERSEQMAEPILSGYLSNLGKYTEGRPAGEWVTFPTTAEHLKEVFDRIGIDFKHYEEWHFTEFQSTIPGLTEHLSEYSHPDELNYLGKLLEMQFDDDREKFIAAIEYGDHADSLQDIINLAQNLDCYWIYPSVHNEEEYGRYLVDELEEPELPEEAKKYFMYEEYGRDASINDDGMFTEKGYIYNNRNTFTEWYDGRDVPEEYRVTPQPPQPERPDPSKVEMDAAAPGQRTAQTAEQPQEPRPVIPIVLTSEKPAEKLKEITDRLEQGIAELFDSERYREYLKVMSKFHNYSFRNTVLIAMQKPDASLVAGFSAWKNNFERNVMKGQKGIKIIAPSPYKIKQEMQKIDPHTQKPVIGKDGKPVTEEKEVTIPAYKVVSVFDVSQTEGKELPDIAVDELTGDVDRYKDFFAALEKTSPVPIAFENIEGGSHGYYHLEDKRIAINEGMSELQTLKTAIHEIAHAKLHDIDLNAPKDEQQPHVDRRTREVEAESVAYTVCQHYGLDTSDYSFGYVAGWSSGRELSELKSSLETIRSAAAEIINSIDENLAELQKAQDKEQTAGQEQPTREGQEAAPEKPDPEAAAPGKSGAQEKAGAAPKEAFTPETIYRVRRNPYSDSRENSYLLQAYVTQENGRAKMGDVLYTGTPEKCRELMGQLKSGELTEGDVKQLYAKAQETAQTAGQDKDTFSIYQIKGGDETRDFRFEPYDRLQAAGNVVDRANYELVYSAPLAPETSLEDIYTCFNIDHPKDFKGHSLSVSDVVVLHQDGQDAAHFVDSVGFREVPEFLQEQKQLTPDDLETGETVKTPRGTFHVTAMSREQIEAAGYGFHHQSDDGKYLIMGNGTRAFAVAAEQAQRDNPLKTAEQTTEQNGNMIDGIINNTPTVDELEAKVKAGEQISLVDLANAVKADKERGKGAKPEKKPSIRAQLRADKEKAQKKNAKQKSQDLERS; from the coding sequence ATGGCAAGTTTACGGGACACCGTAAAGGACTATCAAGACGAGCTTAGGGACGGTATCGCATGGGTGGCGTTCTGGAAACAGGGGCGTTCATGGAACGCGGAATATTTTCATCTTGATATGGACGATACGCTCTACCCGGAGGACAGGAGCCGGTTAGAGGAAATAAAAAGCATTGACCCCGCCGCCGTTATCTTAAACGGCTACTATTGCGGGCATTTAGGCGAGGACATGAGCCTTGACGAGCTGACCGCCGGAGTGCGTTACCACTACGAAAACAGCATGAACGACATTGACGGTTTTATCGGAGCGCATGACGACAGGCTTCCCCCGGAGGTTATCGAGGAAGCGAGGGCAGCCGCCCATGAAGCGGGGCTTCCCTTTTCCGAAAAGCCCTACCGGGACGGGGAGGATTTTAACCCCTATGTATTTGACGGGAGCATGAGCATTGAGGATTTTGAGCTTATGCACCGCATGATTGAAAAAGAAAGGAGCGAACAAATGGCAGAACCGATTTTAAGCGGCTATCTTTCCAATCTTGGGAAGTACACCGAGGGCAGACCCGCGGGCGAATGGGTGACATTCCCCACGACTGCCGAACATCTGAAAGAAGTCTTTGACCGTATCGGGATTGACTTCAAGCACTATGAGGAATGGCATTTCACAGAATTTCAATCCACTATCCCCGGCTTGACGGAGCATTTAAGCGAGTATTCCCACCCCGACGAGCTGAACTATTTAGGGAAGCTCTTGGAAATGCAGTTTGACGACGACCGGGAGAAATTCATTGCAGCCATTGAATACGGCGACCATGCCGACAGCTTACAGGACATTATCAACCTTGCACAGAACCTTGACTGCTACTGGATTTATCCGTCCGTCCACAATGAAGAAGAATACGGGCGTTATCTGGTTGATGAACTGGAAGAACCGGAACTTCCCGAAGAAGCGAAAAAGTATTTCATGTATGAGGAATACGGGCGGGACGCTTCCATTAACGACGACGGTATGTTTACCGAAAAGGGCTATATCTACAACAACCGCAACACCTTTACAGAATGGTACGACGGGCGCGACGTGCCGGAGGAATACCGGGTAACGCCGCAGCCCCCGCAGCCGGAAAGACCCGACCCGTCAAAGGTAGAAATGGACGCAGCCGCGCCGGGGCAGAGAACGGCGCAGACCGCAGAGCAGCCACAGGAGCCGCGCCCGGTTATCCCTATCGTGCTGACGAGCGAGAAGCCCGCCGAAAAGCTCAAAGAGATTACCGACCGTCTGGAACAGGGTATTGCGGAACTCTTTGACAGCGAGCGTTACCGGGAATATCTGAAAGTCATGTCAAAATTCCATAATTACAGCTTCCGAAACACCGTCCTTATCGCCATGCAGAAGCCGGACGCTTCCCTTGTGGCGGGCTTTTCCGCTTGGAAGAACAACTTTGAACGAAACGTGATGAAAGGGCAAAAGGGAATTAAAATCATTGCTCCGTCACCCTATAAAATCAAACAGGAAATGCAGAAAATCGACCCGCACACGCAGAAGCCCGTTATCGGCAAGGACGGGAAGCCCGTCACCGAGGAAAAGGAAGTCACCATACCCGCCTACAAGGTGGTATCCGTCTTTGACGTTTCCCAGACCGAGGGAAAGGAGCTGCCGGACATTGCGGTTGACGAGCTGACAGGCGACGTTGACCGCTACAAGGATTTTTTCGCAGCCCTTGAAAAGACTTCCCCCGTTCCTATCGCCTTTGAGAATATCGAGGGCGGCTCTCATGGCTACTACCACTTGGAGGACAAGCGCATTGCTATCAACGAGGGCATGAGCGAATTACAGACCTTAAAGACCGCTATTCACGAAATCGCCCATGCGAAGCTGCACGACATTGACCTCAACGCGCCAAAGGACGAGCAGCAGCCCCACGTTGACCGCCGCACCCGCGAAGTCGAAGCGGAAAGCGTCGCCTATACTGTCTGCCAACATTACGGGCTTGACACGTCGGACTACTCTTTCGGCTATGTCGCCGGGTGGAGCAGCGGGCGGGAGCTGTCCGAGCTGAAAAGCTCCCTTGAAACGATACGCAGCGCAGCCGCCGAGATTATCAATTCCATAGACGAGAACTTAGCGGAGCTGCAAAAGGCACAGGACAAGGAGCAGACCGCCGGACAGGAGCAGCCCACCAGAGAGGGACAGGAAGCCGCGCCGGAGAAGCCGGATCCGGAAGCAGCCGCACCGGGAAAATCCGGCGCACAGGAAAAAGCGGGCGCAGCCCCGAAAGAAGCCTTTACCCCGGAAACGATTTACAGAGTGCGCCGGAACCCTTACAGCGACAGCCGGGAAAACAGCTACCTCTTGCAAGCCTATGTGACACAGGAGAACGGGCGGGCGAAAATGGGCGACGTGCTTTATACGGGAACGCCGGAGAAATGCCGCGAGCTTATGGGGCAGCTCAAAAGCGGCGAGCTGACCGAGGGCGACGTGAAGCAGCTTTACGCAAAGGCACAGGAAACGGCGCAGACCGCCGGACAGGACAAAGACACCTTTTCCATTTACCAGATAAAGGGCGGGGACGAAACAAGGGATTTCCGCTTTGAGCCATACGACCGCCTGCAGGCGGCGGGAAATGTGGTTGACAGGGCGAACTATGAGCTTGTCTATTCCGCGCCCCTTGCGCCGGAAACTTCCCTTGAAGATATTTACACCTGTTTCAATATCGACCACCCCAAAGATTTTAAGGGACACAGCCTTTCCGTTTCCGACGTGGTAGTGCTTCATCAGGACGGACAGGACGCGGCGCATTTCGTTGACAGTGTAGGTTTTCGGGAAGTGCCGGAGTTTTTACAGGAGCAAAAGCAGCTTACCCCGGACGACTTGGAAACGGGCGAAACTGTCAAGACACCGAGGGGGACTTTCCATGTGACCGCCATGAGCCGGGAGCAGATAGAAGCCGCCGGATATGGCTTTCACCACCAGTCGGACGACGGAAAGTATCTGATTATGGGGAATGGGACGCGGGCGTTTGCCGTTGCCGCAGAACAGGCGCAGCGGGACAATCCCTTGAAAACCGCCGAGCAGACCACAGAGCAGAACGGGAACATGATTGACGGTATCATCAACAACACCCCCACCGTTGACGAACTGGAAGCAAAGGTAAAGGCGGGCGAGCAGATTTCCCTTGTTGACCTGGCTAACGCTGTCAAAGCCGACAAGGAGCGCGGCAAGGGAGCGAAGCCGGAAAAGAAACCCTCTATCCGGGCGCAGCTTAGAGCCGACAAGGAAAAGGCACAGAAGAAAAACGCAAAGCAGAAGTCACAGGACTTGGAAAGGAGCTGA
- a CDS encoding DNA topoisomerase 3 yields MKLIIAEKPSVAQTIAAALGVKEKKDGYIEGGGCLISWCVGHLVQLAEAAAYGEQYKKWSFESLPILPEEWQYAVDPDKGKQFKTLKELMHRADVSEVVNACDAGREGELIFRFVYEAAGCKKPMRRLWISSMEDGAIKAGFASLKDGQEYDALFASALCRAKADWLIGINATRLFSCLYGKTLNVGRVQTPTLKMLTDRDAAISHFQKEKYYHVRLDLSGAEAASGRISDKAEADALKGACEAETAVCVSLTREKKTAAPPKLFDLTSLQREANRIFGYTAKQTLDLAQSLYEKRLLTYPRTDSSFLTDDMGGTAAGIIALLCEKLPFMAGADFTPEVVKVLDSKKVSDHHAIIPTMELAKADPDALPESEKNILTLAGARLLFATAEPHIYEAVTAVFSCAGTDFTARGKTVLAEGWKELQRRYRATLKDKPEAEDGENADVTLPKLSEGQGFPNPAAKVTEHTTTPPKPHSEASLLSAMERAGNGDTDPDAERRGLGTPATRAAVIEKLVKGGFAERKGKQLIPTKNGNSLICILPDILTSPQLTAEWENNLTQIAKGAADPGEFLSGIEAMARELVQTHAAALDGKKDLFREEKPSVGKCPRCGSPVHEGKKNYYCSNKECAFVMWKNDRFFEERKTAFSAKIAAALLKSGKANVKKLYSPKTGKTYDGTIVLADTGGKYVNYRIEVQKN; encoded by the coding sequence ATGAAACTGATTATTGCAGAAAAGCCGAGCGTGGCGCAGACTATCGCCGCCGCGCTTGGCGTTAAGGAAAAGAAAGACGGATATATCGAGGGCGGCGGCTGCCTCATTTCATGGTGCGTCGGGCATTTGGTACAGCTTGCGGAAGCTGCCGCCTACGGGGAGCAATATAAAAAATGGAGTTTTGAGAGCTTACCCATTCTGCCGGAGGAATGGCAGTACGCCGTTGACCCGGACAAGGGGAAGCAATTCAAAACCCTAAAAGAGCTTATGCACCGCGCCGACGTTTCCGAAGTGGTAAATGCGTGTGACGCGGGGCGCGAGGGAGAATTGATTTTCCGCTTTGTCTACGAAGCGGCGGGCTGCAAGAAGCCCATGCGCCGCTTGTGGATTTCCTCAATGGAGGACGGGGCAATCAAGGCGGGCTTTGCTTCCCTCAAAGACGGGCAGGAATACGACGCGCTCTTTGCGTCTGCCCTCTGCCGCGCAAAGGCTGACTGGCTTATCGGCATTAACGCCACCCGGCTTTTCTCCTGCCTGTATGGAAAGACCTTGAACGTGGGGCGCGTCCAGACCCCGACCTTAAAAATGCTCACCGACCGGGACGCGGCTATCTCCCATTTCCAGAAAGAAAAATATTATCATGTGCGCCTTGATTTATCCGGCGCGGAAGCGGCAAGCGGGAGGATTTCCGACAAGGCAGAAGCCGACGCGCTGAAAGGGGCTTGCGAAGCGGAAACGGCGGTATGCGTTTCCCTCACCAGAGAGAAGAAAACCGCAGCCCCGCCGAAGCTCTTTGACCTTACCTCTTTGCAGCGGGAAGCGAACCGCATTTTCGGCTACACCGCGAAGCAGACCCTTGACCTTGCACAATCCCTTTATGAAAAGCGGCTCCTTACTTATCCGAGGACGGACAGCAGCTTTCTTACTGACGACATGGGCGGCACCGCAGCGGGCATTATCGCGCTGCTTTGCGAAAAACTCCCCTTTATGGCGGGCGCGGACTTCACGCCGGAGGTTGTAAAGGTATTAGACAGTAAAAAAGTATCAGACCACCACGCAATCATTCCCACTATGGAGCTTGCAAAGGCTGACCCGGACGCGCTGCCGGAAAGCGAGAAGAATATCCTTACCCTTGCGGGGGCGCGTCTGCTTTTTGCCACCGCCGAGCCGCATATTTATGAAGCGGTTACGGCGGTTTTCTCATGCGCCGGGACAGACTTCACCGCAAGGGGAAAGACCGTACTTGCGGAGGGTTGGAAAGAGCTTCAACGCAGATACCGGGCGACGCTGAAAGATAAGCCCGAAGCGGAGGACGGGGAAAATGCAGACGTGACGCTGCCGAAGCTTTCCGAGGGACAGGGCTTTCCTAACCCCGCCGCAAAAGTAACGGAGCATACCACAACGCCGCCGAAGCCCCACAGCGAAGCAAGCCTTTTGTCGGCTATGGAACGCGCCGGGAACGGGGACACCGACCCGGACGCGGAACGCCGGGGGCTTGGCACTCCCGCCACCCGCGCCGCCGTCATTGAAAAACTGGTAAAGGGCGGCTTTGCGGAGCGCAAGGGGAAGCAGCTTATCCCTACCAAAAACGGGAACAGCCTTATCTGTATTCTGCCGGATATACTCACTTCCCCACAGCTTACCGCAGAATGGGAAAACAATCTGACGCAGATAGCAAAGGGAGCCGCAGACCCCGGCGAATTTCTGTCCGGCATTGAAGCTATGGCGCGGGAGCTTGTGCAGACACACGCCGCAGCACTGGACGGGAAAAAGGATTTGTTCCGGGAGGAAAAGCCCTCTGTCGGCAAATGCCCCCGTTGCGGTTCCCCCGTCCATGAGGGGAAGAAAAACTATTATTGCAGCAACAAAGAATGTGCCTTTGTCATGTGGAAGAATGACCGCTTTTTCGAGGAACGCAAGACCGCTTTTTCCGCGAAGATTGCCGCCGCGCTCCTTAAATCCGGCAAGGCGAATGTGAAGAAGCTCTACTCCCCGAAAACAGGCAAGACCTACGACGGAACTATCGTTCTGGCTGACACTGGCGGGAAATACGTCAACTACCGTATCGAAGTGCAGAAGAACTAA
- a CDS encoding Shedu anti-phage system protein SduA domain-containing protein yields MKSIHTFDVFAPTDEQEEAMNKKRGGHYRRGKNKEMDYFIECATSLFPNNHYSRFTPIYDTTKEFYQLITSSDTTERAILNWIASNRAWNYLFGLLRHYYRTGHHDDNYIFPEFKIGSAYVADYLLIGNSSDGYQFVFVELEAPNGRITKEKGTRFGEVINKGIEQVRDWQMYIAANWNVIVAELEKHSFSNTKLPRQLYKYCPYQIYYAVIAGLRKDFENIRDRKLQLQNENNITLLHYENLIDVANEN; encoded by the coding sequence ATGAAATCAATACATACTTTCGATGTTTTTGCTCCTACTGATGAACAGGAAGAAGCAATGAATAAAAAACGTGGCGGGCATTACAGGCGCGGTAAAAACAAAGAAATGGATTACTTTATTGAGTGTGCTACTTCGCTATTTCCCAACAACCATTATTCAAGGTTCACACCTATATATGATACGACAAAAGAGTTTTATCAACTGATTACTTCTTCCGATACAACAGAAAGAGCTATACTAAATTGGATAGCTTCTAATCGTGCATGGAATTATTTGTTTGGCTTATTACGGCATTATTACAGAACAGGACACCATGACGATAATTATATCTTTCCAGAGTTCAAAATCGGGTCGGCTTATGTGGCTGATTATCTGCTCATAGGTAATAGTTCAGACGGTTATCAATTTGTCTTTGTGGAATTAGAAGCTCCCAACGGGCGGATAACAAAAGAAAAAGGTACTCGTTTCGGGGAAGTAATCAATAAAGGGATTGAACAGGTTAGGGATTGGCAAATGTATATTGCTGCAAATTGGAATGTAATTGTAGCAGAATTGGAAAAGCACTCATTCTCCAATACAAAGTTACCCAGACAATTATACAAATATTGCCCTTATCAAATCTACTATGCTGTGATAGCCGGACTCCGTAAAGATTTTGAGAATATTCGTGATAGAAAGCTCCAACTGCAAAATGAAAATAACATAACACTTTTGCATTACGAAAATCTCATAGATGTTGCAAACGAAAATTAA
- a CDS encoding DUF4366 domain-containing protein, with the protein MNKKILRTLTALCAALMLSGGFSVTAFAQTPEGEDDTNDSGVVYEEPQKEEPLTPDGNATLVDDFGGNKQLITVTTKNGNYFYILIDRDDEGENTVHFLNQVDEADLLALMEDGSTEAAPPAVCSCTEKCEAGKVNVSCPVCKDNMTACSGKEAEPETEEPPELPKEKGNAGGLVLFLVVALLGGGGAFYYFKFMKPKQNVKGGTDLEDFDFDDYDEDEPDEGDGLSDEEQEDEEA; encoded by the coding sequence ATGAATAAGAAAATCCTTAGAACACTGACCGCACTTTGCGCCGCCCTTATGCTTTCGGGCGGCTTTTCCGTCACCGCTTTTGCACAGACCCCGGAGGGAGAGGACGACACCAACGACAGCGGCGTTGTCTACGAGGAACCCCAAAAGGAAGAACCCCTTACCCCGGACGGGAACGCGACCCTTGTAGACGATTTCGGCGGCAACAAGCAGCTTATCACCGTAACGACCAAAAACGGCAATTACTTTTATATCCTCATTGACCGGGACGACGAGGGCGAGAACACCGTACATTTCCTTAATCAAGTGGACGAAGCCGACCTCTTAGCACTTATGGAGGACGGAAGCACCGAAGCAGCCCCGCCCGCCGTTTGCAGTTGCACCGAAAAATGCGAAGCCGGAAAGGTAAATGTGAGCTGCCCCGTCTGCAAGGACAACATGACCGCTTGCAGCGGCAAGGAAGCAGAGCCGGAAACCGAGGAACCGCCGGAGCTGCCCAAAGAGAAAGGCAATGCGGGCGGGCTTGTGCTTTTCCTTGTCGTGGCACTTCTTGGCGGCGGGGGCGCGTTCTATTATTTTAAGTTTATGAAGCCGAAGCAAAACGTCAAGGGCGGCACCGACCTTGAAGATTTCGATTTTGACGACTACGACGAGGACGAGCCGGACGAGGGGGACGGGCTTTCTGATGAAGAACAGGAGGACGAGGAAGCATGA
- a CDS encoding DUF4315 family protein: MAMNKIERIDKEIAKTREKITEYQNKLRGLEAQKTEAENLQIVQLVRSMRLSPHELSAMLSGGGIPGMEAAPGYPAEPADHDTEEMEDTENE; this comes from the coding sequence ATGGCTATGAACAAAATTGAACGTATCGACAAGGAGATTGCAAAGACCCGCGAGAAAATCACCGAGTACCAGAATAAATTAAGGGGGCTTGAAGCGCAGAAAACCGAAGCGGAAAACCTGCAAATCGTACAGCTTGTGCGCTCCATGCGCCTTTCCCCGCATGAGCTTTCCGCTATGCTTTCCGGGGGCGGTATTCCGGGCATGGAAGCCGCGCCGGGCTACCCCGCAGAACCCGCAGACCACGACACCGAAGAAATGGAGGACACCGAGAATGAATAA
- a CDS encoding CHAP domain-containing protein: MTREGAVEVNAATGKKKRISKRIRDADFAKTEAPQPPEQAAQTIPGGAAPAPTAAAPPLPHAPGAEREQDTAAAERVLERIDGARTRKASKKAARKAQAEATAKEKSSRLQFTDEERATPELERYIRKSDKAADRLDAAKAAIPKEKKLVRERTFDEATGKGKTRLHFEEQEKPIGRNKPHNNPLSRPAQEAGIFVHNKIHSVEKDNSGVEGAHKSEELAERGAKYGTRKVKEGYRSHKLKPYRAAAKAEKAAFKANVDFQYHKSLHDNPQIAGNPLSRFMQKQQIKRQYAKSARKGGAKTAQKAAENTRKAAKKTAEETKKAIAFVGRHPAGVCIAVAALLLFIMVSAGLSSCGSMFSGLMNGILGTSYTSEDSDLVATENNYAAKENELQQQIDNIESTHPGYDEYRYDLDSIGHNPHELASYLTALLQTYTPQSAQAELNRVFAMQYTLTLTEETEIRYRTETSTDPETGETTSEEVPYEYHILNVKLTNKPISEIAEELLTPQQLEMYRVYLETSGNKPLIFGGGSPDMGASEDLSGVQLVNGTRPGNTAVVDLAKRQVGNVGGRPFWSWYGFNSRVEWCACFVSWCYNQAGKSEPRFAGCQSQGVPWFQSRGQWGARGYENIAPGDAIFFDWDGDGSADHVGLVIGTDGERVYTVEGNSGDACKIKSYPVNYSCIKGYGLMNWN, from the coding sequence ATGACCCGCGAGGGGGCTGTCGAGGTAAACGCCGCCACCGGGAAAAAGAAACGTATCAGCAAGCGGATAAGGGACGCGGACTTTGCAAAGACCGAAGCACCGCAGCCGCCGGAACAGGCAGCGCAGACCATACCGGGCGGCGCAGCTCCCGCGCCCACAGCCGCCGCGCCGCCGCTTCCCCATGCGCCGGGGGCAGAACGGGAACAGGACACCGCCGCAGCCGAGCGCGTCTTGGAGCGTATCGACGGGGCGCGTACCAGAAAGGCGAGCAAAAAGGCGGCGAGGAAAGCACAGGCAGAAGCCACAGCAAAAGAAAAATCTTCCCGCTTGCAGTTTACCGACGAGGAACGGGCAACGCCGGAGCTTGAAAGGTATATCCGAAAATCGGACAAAGCAGCCGACCGTCTGGACGCGGCAAAGGCGGCTATCCCCAAAGAAAAGAAACTTGTACGGGAGCGCACCTTTGATGAAGCCACCGGGAAAGGCAAGACCCGCCTACATTTTGAGGAACAGGAAAAGCCCATAGGAAGGAATAAGCCCCACAATAACCCGCTATCCCGCCCCGCACAGGAAGCGGGTATTTTCGTCCACAACAAGATACATTCCGTTGAAAAGGACAATTCCGGCGTTGAGGGGGCGCACAAATCCGAAGAACTGGCAGAGCGCGGCGCAAAGTACGGGACGCGGAAAGTCAAGGAGGGCTACCGCAGCCACAAGCTCAAACCCTACCGGGCGGCGGCAAAGGCAGAGAAAGCGGCGTTCAAGGCGAATGTGGATTTCCAGTACCATAAATCCCTACATGACAATCCGCAGATTGCGGGCAATCCCCTTTCCCGCTTCATGCAGAAGCAGCAAATCAAGCGGCAGTATGCAAAGTCGGCAAGGAAAGGCGGCGCAAAAACGGCGCAGAAAGCCGCAGAGAACACCCGCAAGGCGGCAAAAAAGACCGCCGAGGAAACAAAAAAGGCAATCGCTTTTGTAGGGCGGCACCCGGCGGGCGTATGTATCGCCGTTGCCGCGCTGCTCTTATTCATCATGGTATCGGCGGGGCTTTCCTCTTGCGGCTCCATGTTCTCCGGCTTGATGAACGGCATACTTGGGACTTCCTACACGTCGGAGGACAGCGACCTTGTGGCGACGGAAAATAATTACGCCGCAAAGGAAAACGAGCTTCAGCAGCAGATTGACAATATCGAAAGCACCCACCCCGGCTATGACGAATACCGCTATGACCTTGACAGTATCGGGCATAACCCCCATGAGTTAGCGTCCTACCTCACCGCCCTTTTACAGACCTACACCCCGCAGAGCGCACAGGCAGAACTAAACCGCGTCTTTGCCATGCAGTACACTTTGACGCTGACGGAAGAAACGGAAATCCGCTACCGCACAGAAACAAGCACAGACCCGGAAACAGGGGAAACGACCAGCGAGGAAGTACCCTACGAGTACCATATCCTCAACGTGAAGCTGACGAACAAGCCCATTTCCGAGATTGCGGAGGAACTTCTAACGCCACAGCAGCTTGAAATGTACCGCGTCTATCTGGAAACAAGCGGAAACAAGCCGCTGATTTTCGGCGGCGGCTCCCCCGATATGGGCGCGTCCGAGGATTTAAGCGGCGTACAGCTTGTAAACGGCACACGCCCCGGCAACACCGCCGTTGTAGACCTTGCGAAGCGGCAAGTCGGCAACGTAGGCGGGCGACCCTTTTGGAGCTGGTACGGATTTAACAGCCGCGTGGAATGGTGCGCCTGTTTTGTTTCATGGTGCTACAATCAAGCCGGGAAAAGCGAGCCGCGCTTTGCCGGGTGCCAGTCACAGGGCGTACCCTGGTTCCAGTCACGCGGGCAATGGGGCGCGAGGGGCTATGAGAATATCGCCCCCGGCGACGCTATCTTTTTCGACTGGGACGGGGACGGGAGCGCAGACCATGTAGGGCTTGTTATCGGGACGGACGGGGAGCGCGTCTATACCGTCGAGGGCAATTCCGGCGACGCCTGCAAGATAAAGAGCTACCCCGTCAATTACTCCTGTATCAAGGGCTACGGCTTAATGAATTGGAACTGA
- a CDS encoding DNA-methyltransferase, producing MNGLKTDTIINRDALYALRELPEESVHCCVTSPPYYALRDYGLDMQIGREDTPEQYIDRLTEVFRELRRVLRSDGTLWLNIADTYCGTGNKGYHADPKNPKGRNGQQIAKNNRVSGCKQKDLIGIPWLLAFALRADGWYLRSDIIWQKENPMPESVKDRPTRCYEHIFLLTKSKKYFYDAAAIAEPLAPTTAARYRTGRSAGQKYADEVPGQGKVQGLNRARSGSYYDEALMPTMRNRRDVWLINTVPYKGGHFAAFPPKLAETCIKAGCPKGGVVLDPFFGSGTTGAAARQLDRHYIGIEINAEYCALARARIGGTEK from the coding sequence ATGAACGGGCTGAAAACTGACACCATCATCAACCGGGACGCGCTCTATGCCTTGCGGGAGCTTCCAGAGGAAAGCGTACACTGTTGCGTCACAAGCCCGCCCTACTATGCGCTTAGGGATTATGGGCTTGATATGCAGATTGGGCGGGAGGACACGCCGGAGCAGTACATTGACAGGCTGACCGAGGTTTTCCGCGAGCTGCGCCGGGTACTGCGTTCTGACGGTACGCTCTGGCTGAATATCGCGGACACCTACTGCGGCACAGGGAACAAGGGCTACCATGCAGACCCGAAGAACCCGAAAGGCAGAAACGGACAGCAGATTGCAAAAAACAACCGCGTTTCCGGCTGCAAACAAAAGGACTTAATCGGTATCCCTTGGCTTTTAGCTTTTGCCCTACGCGCTGACGGGTGGTATTTACGGAGCGACATTATCTGGCAGAAAGAAAACCCCATGCCGGAGAGCGTGAAAGACCGCCCTACCCGCTGCTATGAACATATCTTTCTGCTTACGAAGTCAAAGAAATATTTCTATGACGCAGCCGCCATAGCCGAGCCGTTAGCCCCCACAACGGCGGCGCGGTACCGCACCGGGCGCAGCGCGGGACAGAAATATGCGGACGAAGTACCCGGACAGGGGAAAGTACAGGGGCTTAACCGGGCGAGAAGCGGCAGCTACTACGACGAAGCCCTCATGCCGACCATGCGGAACAGGCGGGACGTGTGGCTTATCAATACCGTACCCTACAAGGGCGGGCATTTCGCCGCGTTCCCGCCAAAACTTGCCGAAACCTGTATCAAGGCGGGCTGTCCGAAAGGCGGCGTTGTGCTTGACCCCTTTTTCGGCAGCGGCACGACGGGAGCAGCCGCAAGGCAGCTTGACAGGCATTATATAGGCATTGAGATAAACGCCGAGTATTGCGCCCTTGCAAGGGCGCGGATTGGAGGGACAGAAAAATAA
- a CDS encoding PrgI family protein, with amino-acid sequence MAYVPVPKDLSKVKTKVAFNLTKRQIVCFAAALLFGLPLFFLLKDSTGTSLASMAMIAVMLPCFLFAMYEKHGQPLEVVVKNIIRTKFIAPKERPYRTDNFYSVLERQRKLEKEVSAIAKGNTKKQRGGKHKA; translated from the coding sequence TTGGCGTATGTACCCGTACCCAAAGACTTATCCAAAGTCAAGACAAAAGTAGCTTTCAACCTTACCAAACGGCAGATTGTATGTTTTGCGGCGGCTCTCCTGTTCGGCTTGCCGCTTTTCTTTCTGCTCAAAGACAGCACAGGCACAAGCCTTGCGTCTATGGCTATGATTGCCGTCATGCTGCCCTGTTTCCTCTTTGCCATGTATGAGAAGCATGGACAGCCCCTTGAAGTGGTGGTGAAGAACATCATACGGACAAAATTCATAGCCCCCAAAGAACGACCATACAGGACAGACAACTTTTATTCCGTCTTAGAACGGCAGAGAAAACTTGAAAAGGAGGTATCAGCGATTGCAAAAGGAAACACGAAGAAACAGCGCGGCGGGAAGCACAAAGCCTAA